The following are encoded in a window of Streptomyces sp. Go-475 genomic DNA:
- a CDS encoding glycosyltransferase yields the protein MRILLWHVHGSWTTAFVQGPHTYVVPVTPDRGPDGLGRARTWDWPDSVVEVPPERLREEHIDAVVLQRPHELALVDRWLGRRPPLVYLEHNAPHGSPGVPDTRHPAADIPGATLVHVTHFNRLMWDAGSTPSTVIEHGIVDPGPLWTGELERAAVAVNEPLRRGRTTGTDLLPAFAEAAPLDVFGMGTEGLADRLGIPADRCRGHELTQAELHTAMARRRVYVHPVRWTSLGLSLLEAMHLGMPVVALATTEVTEAVPAGAGVVSNRIEELTDAVRDFLADPLHARMVGEGARAAALARYGLSRFLDDWERLLKEVAR from the coding sequence ATGAGGATCCTGCTCTGGCACGTGCACGGGTCGTGGACCACGGCCTTCGTGCAGGGCCCGCACACCTACGTCGTCCCCGTCACCCCCGACCGCGGACCCGACGGCCTCGGCCGCGCCCGCACCTGGGACTGGCCCGACTCCGTCGTCGAAGTACCGCCCGAGCGGCTGCGCGAGGAGCACATCGACGCCGTCGTGCTGCAGCGCCCGCACGAACTCGCCCTGGTCGACCGGTGGCTGGGCCGCCGCCCGCCGCTGGTGTACCTGGAGCACAACGCCCCGCACGGCTCCCCGGGGGTACCCGACACCCGCCACCCCGCCGCCGACATCCCCGGCGCCACCCTCGTCCACGTCACGCACTTCAACCGGCTGATGTGGGACGCCGGTTCGACGCCCAGCACCGTCATCGAGCACGGCATCGTCGACCCCGGCCCGCTGTGGACCGGGGAGCTGGAACGCGCCGCCGTCGCCGTCAACGAGCCCCTGCGGCGCGGCCGCACCACCGGCACCGACCTGCTGCCGGCCTTCGCCGAGGCCGCCCCGCTGGACGTCTTCGGCATGGGCACCGAGGGTCTCGCGGACCGGCTCGGCATCCCCGCCGACCGCTGCCGCGGCCACGAACTCACCCAGGCCGAGCTGCACACGGCGATGGCCCGCCGCCGCGTCTACGTCCACCCGGTGCGCTGGACCTCCCTCGGCCTGTCCCTGCTGGAGGCGATGCACCTGGGCATGCCCGTGGTCGCGCTCGCCACCACCGAGGTCACCGAGGCCGTACCGGCCGGCGCCGGAGTGGTCTCCAACCGCATCGAGGAACTGACCGACGCCGTACGGGACTTCCTCGCCGACCCGCTGCACGCGCGGATGGTCGGCGAGGGCGCGCGGGCGG